In Lasioglossum baleicum chromosome 1, iyLasBale1, whole genome shotgun sequence, the genomic window CGGGTATCAGTTCTTTGTTAATAACAGTGTAAAAGAATTATCATTTGAAAGCGTACCGACGCCGAACACAGCACCGAAACTACGTGGAGTCGATGACATAGGTGCAATTCAATTGCAAAATGTATCATTTTTCACGTTCGAGAATTAAAACGTTGTACATTAATAATTGTAATACTTGTAAATAAATCGTACACAAAATGATCGTACAATCGTTAGTTAAGACAGTTTTTTGTTCAGAGACTTCAACAGAGACTTTGCCAAATCTTCTGGGAATATCACTTGAAAGTTATACATGATTTCCGTTATCGTTTCTcctacaaatattaaagtatacaaAAGTATGTACAAAatggtaatatctggtgaacACCCTACTGTATTTATCTATCGCATAACttcaacatttatttttttatctgATTGACATTTAACAAGCAAATGATCTATGTTGACGATATCTTCTTATCGTCACCgtcatagaaaatatttttccagaTAAAGCATGACGTCAGAATAGTTCGAACAGCTATGCTAAATACGAAAGCAGACGACATTtatgtcaatttttttttaatcgcaCTCTTTAGACAGTTTAGACTGCTGCGATCATTAAACATTATGTTTTACTATGCTATAAAACGATCTTTGAATCTAATTCTTAACATACTTACATTCAGAAAATCATTTAATAACAGCGTTATTTTCAAGCAagttaaatttttatacaaggtgtattgaaaattgaaatagaacCTTCTCGATGTGATTGAACAGCAACGGTCGATGCGTTGATCAGTCGTGGAAACCGAGATCAATAGTCGTGAACGACAGTTAAAGATTGGAGAGATTTTAGAGGAGGAATGGGAGGGTTCATTGAAACTTGTCATTTCTCGAGGAGCATGACTTTAATAGCAACATCGTACGATAAAGCACGCGACGATCAACGATTACGTATAATGTAGTGCGTTTGCCGTGTGTACCCCTCATTACAGGATAAGAGAACTGTTTATATAATATACTTAATAGTTATATTGTTAAGATTGAAAATCTTGTAGGTTTCGTTCGGCGAGGAGCGTGACGGCGAGTGTCACAGAGCGGTTTGATGGATGAGTATTGATAAATAGCGTTTATTATTTTTGCGTTCCGTAATTCGACGATGTCCGAACGTATCATCcctgatttttttaaataataaataaacgtgtgattttaattgcaaatgatAACtacactttttatttaaatacaattttatttcttatttgcaaataaaagattatttattatttggatcgaggtggaaatcaaataaatagtttttggccttctcttatttcttgtattttgtatacacaatgaacacgtgcgcgttttttgcgTGGTATAGCAAAATTTTTCAGGAATACGCCAGTGGTCGGGTAGGTATAACAGGGATCGATTCGTCAAACGATCGAAAGCCTATGGATCCAGTgtagccagatgaggggagtcacggtgagatgatgcaccccctttctgatgaccagaccagtctacggcacgggcaccgtggtctacggtcttagtgggggacgttggagtgtgcgcatggtgctggaatgggatagtggaaggggaaaaagaTGGGAATGTGtgagctccgtttggagctcaactggtgcatggtgctggaatggaatagtggaaggggtaaggaGGAGAGTACGGGAGCTCCGTTTGGTCCTCATTCTGGCTTCACTGCATGGATCACTATCACTGTCGTGCTAGCTCTCGTAAACGCTGCGTCTAACGCTCTGTATCCGCGAATTCCGACGGCGTAGTAAACTTCGCGTGTAGTCGCACGTCCGTTAGAGGTTCCCGTGCAGGATAGAATTGTGAATCCTCGAGCCGTCCAGCGTGAGGAGATCACTTCCCGGAAGCAGCTCCAGCCAGCTTCCTTTGCCCGGCGGATAGTAACGAGGGTAGGAACGGTAAGTCGCGTAGTGATCCATCGTGCATAATTTCGGTGCGAGTTGGCTCGATTTTTGTCGCGGGAGGACGAACGCGTCTCGTTCCGTTCTCGAACCTTCGCGTgtgccgaggcgcagggcgcctcgtgTCCATTTCGGGGGCACTTTGAGCATCTCTTGAGAGTGTTCCTGATCGCGTCGCGTATTCGGAAGTTTTCtcggaggagtcgcgtttcgtgcgaATAATCTCTACGTCGATTTCGTGcagtctcgaatcctgtgtcgtGCCGAATATCGAAGCGGGTTCGCCGAAATTCAGCCGCGTAACCGTTACCATACGCATCGGAGCGAACCGCGTGCGGAAGTTACTGCGACAGTCCCGTCTCGCGCCAAACATCTGCGCCGCGCTCGATTCCGTCATTTAGAATTTTGTTATTAGCGACACCGAGCATCCGTATCGTCGCGCGATCCTTTTAAATCGACAACCGCACTGCGACCGAACATCTATCGCAAAaattgtatgaagagcgcgggctctgggtcgcggccacgtggccgcccatTTTGTAACATCTGACCGCTGCAATAAACAGCTCGAGCCCATACCGTTGTGCGTAATTAAACCTTGTGACATCCgccctgccgagagggctgtcctagttaTCCCCGTGTCCGAACCATTTCGCCCTTTCGCGTTGTCATTCCCGATCCACGTGTCTCGaaggttcgactctcgagcTCGGCTTCTCCGTGCCTGACGCCCGAACGATTGttgttttcgagaaattatCGGACCTTCGAATCTCGCTTTGTCTTGGGCAGACCGCTCGTACTGGGCTAAGCGCGGCCCGGTCTCAGTGCCAGCAAAGCGTGAAGTTAGCCATTTTTCCGGGTCTTACAACCCGACGAAAAGGGGCAACGTGACaaaattgtatatacatatacatatatgtatttttgtcTAAAATCGGCAATTTAATTATCAGTTTCCTTGCTAAGAGATTGATTCTACAGTATGTAGCAATCAGCATATTTTGTATAAATGATTCGAAGGACTTTAAGACAGGGCAATTACATTGAATATGCTAATTATAAATCTGCGGATATCTGAAACCGTAGAAGTTGTTCAAAGTGTTCAACGCTGGTGTCCAGTTGCTGCATTCCGGGAAACCGGGTGGTACCGGGGGTAGTTGATATTGTTCGCCAACGCGAATCACCAATTCCATGCCAGTGAGGTGGTGCCACGAGAAATGACAGTGAATCAACCACCATCCTATCAAAGAAACAAGAATCATTTACTTTCCTGGTCAGAAATGTCCAAACAATTCAACAGTGGCACTCGACGTGGCATAATAACTTTGTTAATGATTTTGTTAAGAAGTTGTAAGCTTTTATAATTACCTGGATTGTCCGccttgaaacgaataatcgcaAATCCACCCTGCGGAATTTTGACAGTATCTTTGGAAGGCGGATTCTTATACAATCCCTCTTTAAGGCGTCTCCTGTGATCTTGTAATACTTGACCCATTTCTGCTCGAGTAATGTTACCGGTCGTCTTCAGCGTTCCAAGTCCGAAAACTTGAAACGAGTAGCCGTGCAGATGGAACGGGTGATAAAGACCTTCCAGTTGATCTGCAACAGATTTCACGGGAAATGGAGTTAAAGAAATTCGAGTTAAAttagaattaaattaatattaattaattttgactTCGTGTTTCCAGATCCTGTAacaactaaactgcggatttgatgcacttatgagaaaaatcggcacgtacaatttaacgcagtggacatattaaaaagatttgaggaattgaaagaaatttttgaaaaacattgtTTACTTTATTACTCTttactgcataaagatccgcagtctagtgatcaacaTAGAAAAGTAATACTGACATTATAACAAAatgaacaaattttgcaatgtaTAATCTGGCCGCAATGTAGCATTGGCTTTAACAATGATTTTCAGTATCGCGCAAAGAAagtcaaatgaatttttttcacgTCGCTATTTAAAATTGTAAGTATAAAATTAAAGTAGCATTCGAACAAGAAGGAATTACTTACTGCTATCATATATCACGAGTTCCACCACCGCACCATATTTGGCAGGGATCACTTGTGTGCAAGTGCAAGGCTGATGGCAGGTGCTGAGTTCATTCTGTTTGCAGACAGTTCTGTAGCTTCGGAAGTCCGAGATCAACGGCGAGGACGGTGTCTCGAATGAAATATCGTTGAACATCGAGAGCAACTGAGACTTGTCATTTGCGTCTGAAAAAAGATGTTCCATGTCAACAATATTCTAATGCGGGTCTTACGGCAGTTCATCGTCCTATCTTTAAACAGCTAGATACCAAAGAAAGCTGGGTACACGGAATCCGCTTTGAAGAGTAAATTGTCGCCATATTGGGTGTAATTGAAGAACCAGAAGTCCATTATGTGCTGCTCATCCGGGTCGACTCCCAAGACTTCCGATTCGGTTTTCAAACTTTTGAATTGGTTTACGCAAACCACCTGACTGTCATCGGTTGTGTTGCATTTCGATGCGTCCAGCCCGTTGTAAATCTAATAAACGCAGAAATTTCACATTTCTCTCGGTAAGATTATTTTACTGCACGTTTTCGAAAATTCTACCAGACATTCTAATCTTTTCCTTTTTAGCCAAACTGTAGTACTTATCGAACTGCTACATCTTTTATACATTGCGGATTGGCTCAATAATCTTTCTAAAAGAAGAACAAGACATGTTAAGAAAGTCATTGACACTTACAACACCTGGTGCAACATCGTTATACGTTGGTGGAGGCTCCGACGGAGTACTCGAGGCACCGGCGTATCGCAAAATGGCTAACTGGTGAACACTATTGTCGGGTGGACCACATTCGCTGAGACCTCGCGCGTGGATCCAATACGAGTCCACAGTTTTATTCGCGGTTATTATACAGTCCACCCGTTCACCTGTTACGCAAACACGTAAAtcctaatttttataaatatcattttcaCATCATAACGCTAAATCTTACATCTTACATCGCATATCTTACCGCTAATTCAAAGTAACTGGTGCatattgctttataaaaataccAAGATCGAGTTGATTTCGATtagaattagactgcggatctctatgcaattttcaatttttgtagacaaattttaagaaagtggtaccacaTAATATTCTGTTTTCAAATTCTGTTAGTActttagcattttttgaaaatttgtataagCCATAAATGTCTAATTAGAATTGCGATATTTCACAGTCAACGTTACTCTCAAACACCAGAAGTTCAATTTAAGTACGAAAATCTCGCCGACAATATGGCCGACTGAACAAGAAATCGCTTGAAGAGGCAGTCTAATTAATTTCCTATTCGAATGAAAGCTGAAATTACACAACGGGTAATTAAAAGATTCTATTTTTGAAGAGTCGCTTCACCTGATGTAGTGACAAGCCTGTCCACTGTCTTAGGATGCACATCTTCGCCATCCTGAGCAATCACAGTGCACCTGTGACCGTGGAACGAAATTTCCACTGGACAGACCGTGCTGAACGCATTAACTATTCGGACTCTGTATCGTAACCCTGGCTCGACGTCAAACACCGTCAACCGTCCCTTCCTAACTCCTTCTTCCTTTGTTGAATTACCCTGAATGCGCAAAtatattcttttaataattcgtGTTCATCGGAAAGGTTCGGTTCACAAGATGTATATTACCGTCCAGTTTCCCAATCCGTTGATAAGTATGTTTTGCGCAGCTTGACCTACATTTGGACGATTGTTATAACCACCAGGAAAACGTTCCAACGACAGTGTGTGCATCCAATCATTCAGCATGATTACGAACTCCTTATCGTAAAGATTTTTATGGGGATCGCGGGGATTCTTGACCCATAGGGGTCCCGTTTGCCCATCCAACATGAACGTCGATATATGAGAGTGGTAGAAGTGCGTACCCGCGTTGTCGGCCCCGAATGTGTATCTGAGTACAAGAATTTCAAATTTGAATCTGCCACAGTTCCTTTCGAAAAAAGGAAGCTGAGAATATTGCTCATAGGAACATagaaatattcatttactccGGCATTCCGTAGCAATGATTCCGAAATATCCTATTCGTTTTTACCATCTTTCTGGATAACAGTTAAAGTATCGCAATTAGCGTATATGTATAGCTAATGGAAACTCAGGGAACAAATGTAAAAATGAGAGCAATAGTTACATTTACGAGACAACTTCGtcaatatgaaattataatgtgTGCGAGAAATTCGCATAACTGGCTGTCGCGTCTGACCAATACTCGACGCTTCTACTTACCATAGTATGTACCATTAACAGTAAACCTATCACTGCCGCtttttatttcatcattattgagttacaatattattaagttACATGtacggaaattgattcgataaattttttcatccaagcacatattgtagtgaaaatttcacaagatttaaataaatagagccttatcATTtgtataagctaaaacattttaatcgcttttagagttcggtgggtttagtgttaaacgtgTTCGATAATATTCCTTAATTTAGGTAGACAAGGGAGAAAGAATCGATTTAACTTAAGCTTTTGAACTAATCAACTTTCCTATTTGGCCGGAATCTCGAGATTTTAAATAAGTATGAACTTTTCAGTGTTCACTTCTGTAGAATTTTGATCcattaatattgttttaaatcgtTTCACCTGAAACTCGACGATGACGGGATTGGACACTGTGTCACATATGGAACACCATCGTAATATTGGTAGCCATTCTGGAAGACCCCATGCCAATGTATGGTGACTTCGGTACCAGGTGCAGCATTTTCTACATCCACCACAATTGTATCACCTAGACATACCTGTGAAATTATGTTTAAACTCGTAAATAgggtttaaataatttttcgaatgttCCAAATGTTTTAATTGATTTATATACCTCGATCGGCGGTCCTGGAATCTGCCGGTTAATCGATAATATTGTCTTCTCGTACCCATCGGCCCACACGCATTCTTTTTCGAATCCTTTATCGCAGGGactaaagaaataataattggcgTTTGAAATGATTGCAGCAAATCATTTTAGTTTATCAAGTATAGAATGTTAATACGTACGGGCCTACAGTAGTATAGAACTCGATGTGAAATCTATAATAACAAATTTTGGGACTCTCTCCCTCAATGCATTCCCGCTTGCATTCTTCTGGCGTGGAAAACCCCGTTACATCGTCATCtaaattacataaataaatctttcctCTTCAAAAGCTCAACTTATTCCGTTCTTCGGAAGTGTGAAAACTCAGAAAACATTTATACACTGCTCCATTAAATAAAGGGACCGCTAAATTGAAACCGAACAATCGTAgatctttaaactcgattttttaGATTATTCGTTACACACTTACTGACAACtccaatttttaatgaaatatcatGTAAAAATTTGTGCTATTACGTTAAACACATGTGAATGCACTTGCAAAATTTCATCTTACTAAATTCGATCGTATtcctgaaattaatatttaaatgttgCACTGTAAACGCGTGTTCAGGATACGCCGtcactcctttttccaggattgcaagggtacgagattcgccttctcatttctcgataatacaaacacggggttttccagtagtcgaaaacgctagataaaagattgatctagagcgctatctccctcaaaagtcctagttttttgtttacgatgcgtaatttccattattcggcagcatgtagctatgaaaatagctactgaACTACTGAAAAGagttttgattactgaaaaccccgtgtttgtattatattatcaaGAAATTGAGAAGgccaatcccgcacccttgcaatactagaaaaaaggagtctactcctTTAAATTCGAACATTGCGGAGCGCGAACAGGGCCGAGATCGTTTGTTCAAATTCGAATTCGAATGAAATTCGAGAAACATTGCGCAGTCTGTTCAAATTCGAATTCGAATAAAACTCGGGAAATTCGAAAATGGCAATACAGCTGCCACTGGACTTGTATTTATAATACTTACAGCAATGCGATAGATCAAAATTGATGAAAAGAACTGCGAACAAGAGGAAAAGCTTCCTCGGTACGAGAAAAGACGCGGACGGTGGCAGCGACACCATTTTCTCGGAAATAATCCCGGACCTCGGTTTGCCTTGCTCATTTATACATTGCGCCAAAATCGGTTGTTTTGCATCGGTGGCCTTAAACTTATGGAAAAACGGCGGCTCATTTAATCGTACCTCGTTATCTGCACGAGTTTCCGGGTATCAGTTATTTGTTAATAACATTGTAAAATAATTATCGTTTGAAAGCGTACCGACGGCGATGACAGTACCGAAACTACGTGGAATCGAGGACATCGGTGCAATTAAATTGCGAAATGTATCATTTTTCACGTTCGAGAATTAAAACGATgtacattaataattttaatagttgtAAATAAATCGTACAATCGTTAGTCAAGACAGTTTTTTATTCAGAGACTTCAACAGAGACTTTGCCAAATCTTCTGGGAATTTTACTTGAAAGTTATACATGATCCTCGTTAACGTTTCTCcttcaaatattaaagtatacaaAAGTATGTACAAAAGGatggtaatatctggtgaacACCCTACTGTATTTATCTATCGCAtaactttaacatttatttttttatctgATTGACATTTAAAAAGCAAATGGTCTATATTGATGATGTCTTCTTATCGTCACCGTCATAGAAACTATTTTTCCAGGTAAAGGTTGATGTCGGAATAGTTCGAACAGCTATTCTAAATACAAAAGCAGAcgacatttaattttattacttttGACTCGCACTCTTTAGACAGTTTAGACTGCTGCGATCATTAAACATTATATTTTACTATGCTATAAAACGATCTTTGAATCTAATTTttaacatacatatattcaGAATATGATTTAATAACAGCGTTATTTTCAAGCAAGTTAAATTGTTATATATTAATCGTCGAACAATGTAATATTGTTGCAAAATCTATTGCCTGCGTTTACATAAGACTGTATATGATAACGCTAATGTAAAGCGTGCGTTCACTGCTACTGCCGTTCTTCATAATTTCTTatgttttcagatttttaaaaatcaatttttctatggTCTCATTTGAATGTATAAAATTCTGTGAAACTTTCCAGCACGTGAGACCAGTATACAGGAAAACTTCTTGTCACCTATTCTTGAACTTAAAATATTACGTAATACAGATACTTCGCCTGCTTTGGCGTGAATTATTAATGAGCAATGCAAATCGGACAAGATAGTGAAATTAGCATATTAATTATATCTTATCGCGATTACATTTAAACGCGGAAATACAACTTACTACCTCTTTTTTCATTATTTGAAAACTAGTTTATCCTGAATCGATAGCTAACATTTAAATGATTTTGCAAAAGAATGTCGTATTGTTTTTTACGATTTCATATACAATTtcaaagaaacatatttatcaaAGGAACATGTTTCAATCTCTCTATGATCTTATAACGATTCGAAATTGATTGGCAATTTCTTATGGTCCATATAAAATCGTAAAATGATTGTATTCGTA contains:
- the LOC143213518 gene encoding uncharacterized protein LOC143213518, whose product is MVSLPPSASFLVPRKLFLLFAVLFINFDLSHCYDDVTGFSTPEECKRECIEGESPKICYYRFHIEFYTTVGPPCDKGFEKECVWADGYEKTILSINRQIPGPPIEVCLGDTIVVDVENAAPGTEVTIHWHGVFQNGYQYYDGVPYVTQCPIPSSSSFRYTFGADNAGTHFYHSHISTFMLDGQTGPLWVKNPRDPHKNLYDKEFVIMLNDWMHTLSLERFPGGYNNRPNVGQAAQNILINGLGNWTGNSTKEEGVRKGRLTVFDVEPGLRYRVRIVNAFSTVCPVEISFHGHRCTVIAQDGEDVHPKTVDRLVTTSGERVDCIITANKTVDSYWIHARGLSECGPPDNSVHQLAILRYAGASSTPSEPPPTYNDVAPGVIYNGLDASKCNTTDDSQVVCVNQFKSLKTESEVLGVDPDEQHIMDFWFFNYTQYGDNLLFKADSVYPAFFDANDKSQLLSMFNDISFETPSSPLISDFRSYRTVCKQNELSTCHQPCTCTQVIPAKYGAVVELVIYDSNQLEGLYHPFHLHGYSFQVFGLGTLKTTGNITRAEMGQVLQDHRRRLKEGLYKNPPSKDTVKIPQGGFAIIRFKADNPGWWLIHCHFSWHHLTGMELVIRVGEQYQLPPVPPGFPECSNWTPALNTLNNFYGFRYPQIYN